The stretch of DNA GTCCACCGCCTTTCCCGGCTGCCCGTTCGCCCCGCGCTGCGCCGAGGCCGACGACGCCTGCACCACCTGGCACCCGCGGCCGCTGCCGCTGGCCGACGGCACCGTGGCCTGCCGCAAGGCCGACACCGGCGGGGCCGACCGGCCGTCCGCACCGCACACCGCGGTGCACGATCCTTCCTTGGAGACGCGATGAGCAGGGACGACATCAGCCCGGGCGGGCCGGTGCTGGCCGTCGACCGGCTGCGCAAGACCTACCCGATGGGCAGGGGCGAGCCGCCGCTGGTCGCCGCGGACGACGTCTCGTTCGAGCTGCGCGCCGGCGGGTCGCTCGGCGTGGTCGGCGAGTCCGGGTCGGGCAAGAGCACGGTGGCGCGGATGCTGGCCGGCCTCACCGCGCCCGACTCCGGGGAGATCCGGGTGGACGGGCGGCCGCGCGGCCCCCGGGAGCGGGGGCGGGCGGCCCGGCTGCGCCGGGCCCGCGAGATCCAGCTGGTCTTCCAGGACCCGCTGGGCTCGCTGGACCGCCGGCTGACCGCGGCCCAGTGCCTGCGGCACGCGCTGCGGCTGCACGGCGCCGACCGGGCCGCGGCCGACCGGCGCGCCGCCGAGCTGCTGGCCCAGGTCGGCCTGGGGGAGCGGGAGGCCGGGGCGCGCCCGCACCGGCTCAGCGGCGGGCAGCGCCAGCGGCTGGCCATCGCCCGCGCGCTGGCCGCCGACCCCTCGGTGCTGGTGCTGGACGAGGCGGTGGCCGCGCTCGACGTGTCCATCCAGGCGCAGATCCTCAACCTGCTCGCGCGGATCCGCGCCGAGTCCGGGGTGGCGCTGCTGTTCGTCGCGCACGACCTGGCGGTGGTCCGGCAGATCTGCGACGAGGTGCTGGTGATGTACAAGGGCGCGGTCGTCGAGCAGGGACCGGCCGAGCGGGTGCTGCGCAGCCCGGAGCACCCCTACACCCGGATGCTGGTCTCCAGCGTGCCCGGCCCCGGCTGGGACCCGGCCGAGGTGGTCCGGCTCCGCGCCGAGTTCGCCGCGGCGGGCTGACCCTCCCGGACTCCGGGCGGCGGGCGCCCGTCCCGCCCCGCCGCCCGGCTCTGCGCCCACCTGCTCGCCCACCCCGGCCCCGCGGCGCCTTTCCCTCCGGCCGCACCGCGAGGCGGACGGGCCCGGCGCGGCAGGTCGGGGTGGTGGAGCCGAGGGCAGGGGGTCAGTCCCGCTCCGCGGTGGCGGCCTTCTCCGGGGCGTGCTGCGGGCCGCGCATGTTGCGGGAGAACAGGGTGGCGGCCAGGCCGAGGACGATCGCCCCCAGCGGTACCAGGCCGACCACTCGGAAGGTGTCGGTGAAGGCGTGCGCGAACACCGTCTCGGCCAGCGAGGAGAGCTGGTCGGCCACCGACTGCGGGACGTCGGCCGGCAGGTCGGGCGGGGTAGGCGGGCCCAGTTCCAGGCCGGCGCCGTGGTCGGTGGAGACGCCCTCGGTGAACCGGTCGCGGACCTCCGGGGGCAGCCCGCCGGCGCGCGCCTCGGCCTCCGCCGCCATGCCGGCGTTGAGCGAGGTCTGCATCAGGGCGCCCACCACGGCGCCGCCCAGCACCGAGCCGAGCTGGCGGATGGTGTTCAGCACGCCGGAGGCGGCGCCGGCCATCCGCGGCTCCACCCGGTACATCGCCAGCGAGTTCATCGGCCCGAAGACCGCCGCGACGCCCACGCCCATCACCGCCAGCGGGGCGACGAACACCGCCCAGCCGCTGTCCGGGGAGGCGAGGGCGAGCAGCACCGCCAGGCCGCCGCCGAACAGCAGGAAACCGCCGATGAGCAGGTACTTGCCGCCGACCCGGTCCACCCAGCCGCCGATGATCGGCGCGGCCACCATGGACAGCACCGACATCGGCGCCATGGTCAGCCCGGCCGCCAGCGCGCTCATCTGCAGTACCGACTGCAGGTAGATGGTGAACAGCAGGGAGTAGCCCAGCATCGCCACCGAGACCAGCGCCGCGTTGAGGCTCATCAGGCTGTAGTTGCGGTCGGCGAACAGCGCGAACGGCACCAGCGGGTCGCGGCCCTGCCGGGCGCGCTGCTGGATGAGCAGGGCGGCGAACAGCACCGCGCTGAGCGCCAGCATCAGCGGGATGCTCACCGGGCCGACGACCTGCCCCCAGTGGAACCGCTCGCCCTCGACCAGGCCGAACGCGAGCAGGCCCAGGGCGAGGGTGGCCAGCAGCACGCCGGTCCCGTCGAACCGGGGCCGCGCCTTCGACGGCGGGTCGGCCGGGATGAGCAGGGCGCCCAGCACCAGCGCGAGCGCGCCGAACGGGATGTTGACGAAGAAGATGAACCGCCAGTCGAACCAGGTGACCAGCAGCCCGCCCAGGGTGGGGCCGGCGATCGTGGCCAGCCCGGCGACCGCGCCCCACACGCCCATCGCGGTGCCCCGGCGCTCCGCCGGGAAGACCCGGATGATCAGCGTCATGGTCTGCGGCATCATGATCGCCGCGCCGACGCCCTGCAGCACCCGGGCCGCGATCAGCCACGCCGCGTCGGCGGAGAGCCCGCAGGCCACCGAGGCGCCGGTGAACACCGCGACGCCGACCAGGAACAGCCGGCGCGGCCCGAACAGGTCGCCGAGCCG from Nocardiopsis composta encodes:
- a CDS encoding ABC transporter ATP-binding protein, with the protein product MSRDDISPGGPVLAVDRLRKTYPMGRGEPPLVAADDVSFELRAGGSLGVVGESGSGKSTVARMLAGLTAPDSGEIRVDGRPRGPRERGRAARLRRAREIQLVFQDPLGSLDRRLTAAQCLRHALRLHGADRAAADRRAAELLAQVGLGEREAGARPHRLSGGQRQRLAIARALAADPSVLVLDEAVAALDVSIQAQILNLLARIRAESGVALLFVAHDLAVVRQICDEVLVMYKGAVVEQGPAERVLRSPEHPYTRMLVSSVPGPGWDPAEVVRLRAEFAAAG
- a CDS encoding MFS transporter; the encoded protein is MRSLRGNPWAILAALCLGFFMTLLDLTIVNIAIPDMIRRLGAAVDEVLWVVNAYTLVLAVLIITAGRLGDLFGPRRLFLVGVAVFTGASVACGLSADAAWLIAARVLQGVGAAIMMPQTMTLIIRVFPAERRGTAMGVWGAVAGLATIAGPTLGGLLVTWFDWRFIFFVNIPFGALALVLGALLIPADPPSKARPRFDGTGVLLATLALGLLAFGLVEGERFHWGQVVGPVSIPLMLALSAVLFAALLIQQRARQGRDPLVPFALFADRNYSLMSLNAALVSVAMLGYSLLFTIYLQSVLQMSALAAGLTMAPMSVLSMVAAPIIGGWVDRVGGKYLLIGGFLLFGGGLAVLLALASPDSGWAVFVAPLAVMGVGVAAVFGPMNSLAMYRVEPRMAGAASGVLNTIRQLGSVLGGAVVGALMQTSLNAGMAAEAEARAGGLPPEVRDRFTEGVSTDHGAGLELGPPTPPDLPADVPQSVADQLSSLAETVFAHAFTDTFRVVGLVPLGAIVLGLAATLFSRNMRGPQHAPEKAATAERD